A region of the Methylobacterium nodulans ORS 2060 genome:
GTTCTCGCCGCGCCCGGTATTGACCCACTGGTCCGCCCGGGCCAGCGCCCGCGCCTCCAGTCCCATCTCGTTGAACAGCGCCAAGATCTTGGGCGAGGGCGGCTTCACGAAGTCCTTCTTGGACACCGCGATCACCTTCCCATGCGCGTAGAGCTTGATCGAGGCGTACTGCATGGCCGACGCCCAGGATGAGCTGTCGCACATGTACGGGCGGTAGACCGAGATGTATTCGAGGTTCGTAAATCCGAGCAGATGAACTTTTCGCCCGGCGATGCGCTTCATCACGCCATTGACGAAGCCCTTGTTGCCGGTGGTGCCGACCAGCCCGCCGACGCCGACCAGATCGCTGGTCTTGTAGTACTCATCGAGCATGTCGAGGCTTTCGCCTCGGGTGAAGATCGGCACCGGGGTGAAGCCGCGGGCCAGCATGGTCTCGTAGTTCTTCAGCGAGGCGTGCGGGTCGCCGATCACGTCGAGGGTGAAGTAGCGCCAGGGCTGGACCGGCAGGTTCTCCAGAAACCGGCAGTAGTCGTCCAGCGCGATCGGCTTGCCCGCCTTCCAGGCCGTGAACGCCCCGCTATCGAGCACCCACCGGAGATCGGCCGCCCGCTCCTCCAGCACCTTGATCGCGGGGGCGGACAGATAGGGGTAGGCGACCAGCAGGTTGAGCCGGCACTCGTCCTCCGCGATCACAGCGCGAACTCGATGCCGGCTTCCTTCAGCGCGGCCTCGATCGCCGCCGTCGCCCGGTCCGCGGCGCCGCGATCGACCTTGACGACGATCTTGGCGAGGATGCCGTCGGTGTGCGCGCCGTCGCGGGCGCTCAGATCGAGGTCGCTCGACCAGCCGGTGAGATGCATGTGGATCTCGTCGGGGCTGAAGCCGGTCAGCGCCGGATCGAACTCGGCCGCGGAGAGCTCGCCGAACTCGACCTTCAGCAGCTCCGGATCCCAGTCGGCGTCGAGCGCCAGCCGGTTGTCGGCCAGGATGTAGGCCCGGCGCTTCTCCTCGGACCAGCCGGTGCAGTCGATCACCGGCACCTGCCCGGCCGGGATCGCGGCCCCGTTCGGGAATCGGAGCGCGTGCCCCTCGTCGTACAGCTCGCGGGCGGCGGTCTGGCGGGCGTGCCCGGCCACGATGCCATCGCGGTCGGCCAGGATCGGGTTGGTCCAGCCGAAGGTCAGGATGCTGGTCTTCAGCTTGTCGATCTGGGCGCGCGAGTGCGTGCGGGCGTTGCGCTCGTAGGGGACCAGACCATCGAGATCGCGCAATTCCACGTCGGGCGGCGCGACCTCTTTGATAGGCGAAAGAAATGCTCGGCGGGCCATCGTGACTCTCGGTTAGTTGCCGCCCGGCCCGCCATCGCAGCCGGCGTCCGGGCCGTGGCCATGCGCGGCGGCCAGCGTGGTGTCGGGCAGCGCATGGCCGCCGTAGAGCGGCGCGCGGCGGTCGCGCGGGCTGGGGTCCCGGTCGCCGTAGACCGTCCGGCGCAGCCGGCGATCGCGGCGCCTCTGCGCCCGGTAGAAGCCGATCGCCGCCTTGAGGCTGTGGCGATAGCCCGAGCCGAGCTGGCGCCAGCCGCGAAAGACGTTCCAGGCGCCGCGCAGGCGATCGAACATCGGTGGCTCCGCATCACGGGAATCGGGCCACACCGGCAGCAGGGGGAGAGACGCCACGAAAAGGACGACTGCAACGGCAAGGAGGCCAATCGTCATGCGGGGTCACTGCTGCCGGTGTGGTTGCGGCGAGAGGATTCGAACCTCTGACCTCACAGGGTATGAGCCTGGCGGGCTGACCTCTGCCCTACGCCGCAGGGGGAGCCGGCGCTGGCCGGCAAGCTCGGGAAGGTTTCGTCAGGTCGGGGTTTTGCGGGAGAGTCGCAAAACCCCGACCGTCTTCGACGCGGGCAGGGCCTGCACGGAACCCCGCAAAGCGATCCGTGCGTGAGCACGTCCTCCGGCCTGCAGATCTCAGGGCCGGGGCCCTTTCACCGTGTCACCGCGTCGAACTGGCAGGAGGGGGCAGGACTCGAACCTGCGCCTCTGCCTCACCGGGCCGGCATGGCGACCAAGCCCGGGGGCAGCGCTCTATCCAGCTGAGCTACCCACCCCACAATCGGTTGGCGCCGCGGTGCCGACCCGACTCGGCTCACGCGGCGCCCGCTGACCTGACACTGCGGCCGCCGAAGTCCGCCGCATCAGGTCTGCGTCTCGGAATGGGGGGCGGCAGCGCCGTCCATCGGTCCGCCGATTTTGGGCACAAGCC
Encoded here:
- a CDS encoding ParB/Srx family N-terminal domain-containing protein, which translates into the protein MARRAFLSPIKEVAPPDVELRDLDGLVPYERNARTHSRAQIDKLKTSILTFGWTNPILADRDGIVAGHARQTAARELYDEGHALRFPNGAAIPAGQVPVIDCTGWSEEKRRAYILADNRLALDADWDPELLKVEFGELSAAEFDPALTGFSPDEIHMHLTGWSSDLDLSARDGAHTDGILAKIVVKVDRGAADRATAAIEAALKEAGIEFAL